A single Methylomonas sp. AM2-LC DNA region contains:
- a CDS encoding tyrosine-type recombinase/integrase has translation MSRKLPPRVYQKHGAFYFVTNPDRKWIRLGQTESEMYRALAKLKSTDVHLGEMSEYFERYEKEIIPTKAPRTQTDNLAEIKNLRQAFGKMRPEHIKPKHIYAYMDARGATAKTRANREKSLLSSVFSSLIRWGVVEDNPCKNVKNFQEKARDRYVEDWEYEAVLSLASPVLAAAMEIASTTGMRQGDILNLRYADLTENGVPVTQNKTGKKQIFEWTPALKAAIESAKHHPRHADSIIYIIANERGQQYTSEGFKCNWQRLMNKALETGAIKERFTFHDLRAKAGSDAEENAQKLLGHASATTTRRVYERKPSKVKPIR, from the coding sequence ATGTCACGAAAACTCCCGCCACGCGTTTACCAGAAGCACGGCGCATTTTATTTCGTCACCAACCCTGACCGAAAATGGATTCGGCTTGGGCAAACAGAAAGTGAAATGTACCGGGCGTTAGCAAAACTGAAATCAACAGATGTTCATCTAGGGGAAATGAGCGAATATTTTGAACGCTACGAGAAAGAGATCATTCCGACCAAAGCGCCTAGGACTCAGACAGATAATCTTGCTGAAATAAAAAACCTTAGACAAGCATTTGGAAAAATGCGACCCGAACATATAAAACCAAAGCATATCTATGCTTATATGGATGCCAGAGGCGCTACCGCAAAAACCAGAGCAAACCGAGAAAAATCCTTGCTGAGTTCGGTATTTAGTTCTTTAATTCGCTGGGGTGTTGTCGAGGACAACCCCTGTAAAAATGTTAAGAACTTTCAAGAAAAGGCCAGGGATCGTTATGTTGAAGATTGGGAGTATGAAGCGGTATTATCACTTGCATCCCCTGTGCTCGCCGCTGCCATGGAAATTGCTTCAACCACTGGAATGCGTCAGGGCGATATCTTAAATCTAAGATATGCAGATTTAACAGAAAATGGTGTGCCAGTTACTCAAAATAAAACAGGTAAAAAACAAATTTTTGAATGGACGCCTGCACTGAAAGCCGCAATTGAGTCGGCAAAGCATCATCCAAGGCATGCTGATAGCATCATTTATATTATTGCCAACGAACGCGGACAACAATATACCAGCGAAGGATTCAAATGTAATTGGCAGCGGCTTATGAATAAAGCACTTGAAACGGGTGCAATTAAAGAACGATTTACCTTCCATGATCTGAGAGCAAAAGCAGGTTCAGATGCCGAAGAAAATGCTCAGAAACTTTTGGGTCATGCTAGCGCAACGACCACAAGAAGGGTCTATGAAAGAAAGCCTAGTAAGGTAAAACCGATACGCTAA
- a CDS encoding DUF4224 domain-containing protein yields the protein MSQLLSQIELAELTGSKSVNKQKTVLSGHGIGFIVRYDGKISTTWDAVHSVLRPAKTDSEPEGPNLDFLRPCKSD from the coding sequence ATGAGTCAACTGCTTTCTCAAATAGAACTTGCAGAGTTAACCGGTTCTAAGTCGGTAAATAAACAAAAAACGGTTTTGAGCGGACATGGTATAGGCTTCATCGTCCGGTATGATGGAAAAATCAGTACGACCTGGGATGCAGTCCATTCCGTATTGCGCCCAGCAAAGACCGATAGCGAACCAGAAGGCCCAAACCTGGATTTTTTGAGACCATGCAAATCGGATTGA
- a CDS encoding FlhC family transcriptional regulator → MIDITTFEKHALAFELLKRHALIAIIHEVTGIPMKVLRPTYKKMHGRSSKGGRPKESTKGLTRTIKGYQEATLFAVYFKSANSKTDEELIYKVIMAFDIFTSHSQDSQLDFSGAWVIAKEVQKRIVSLIKCPCGAAVLINATEELNDRCLVCKLPHLGSPV, encoded by the coding sequence ATGATCGACATCACAACATTTGAAAAGCACGCGCTGGCATTTGAATTACTCAAGCGTCACGCCCTGATTGCCATCATCCATGAGGTAACCGGAATCCCCATGAAAGTGCTTCGTCCCACCTACAAGAAAATGCATGGTCGTTCGTCAAAGGGTGGCAGGCCGAAAGAATCAACCAAAGGTCTTACCAGAACGATTAAGGGATACCAGGAGGCAACGCTGTTTGCAGTTTATTTTAAATCTGCAAACTCCAAAACTGACGAAGAGCTTATTTATAAAGTTATCATGGCATTTGATATTTTTACAAGCCATTCACAGGACAGTCAACTTGATTTTTCAGGCGCGTGGGTAATTGCAAAAGAAGTGCAAAAAAGGATTGTAAGCCTGATTAAATGCCCTTGTGGCGCTGCAGTATTAATTAATGCTACGGAAGAATTGAATGACCGATGCTTAGTTTGTAAATTGCCTCACTTGGGAAGTCCTGTATGA
- a CDS encoding STAS-like domain-containing protein, whose product MFIVVKTITNSKIPQPCHGKKLTKLVRECLAENLPLSIDFEGINTITQGFSRELFLPLVLEFGADFLKSQLHLINLSPDVRERINDSFINLDDYFDQLSKQSNKFCDEEIYQLNLFWLVKAREMARDNAINAQLMMGIAEEEIRLALSKLTIEDIHRIARCGWLCFSPRFSSDFLLDIANRQFNVGEILLAFSGSLC is encoded by the coding sequence GTGTTTATTGTTGTCAAAACTATCACCAATTCAAAAATCCCTCAACCATGTCATGGCAAAAAGCTGACAAAATTAGTCCGCGAATGTCTTGCCGAAAACTTGCCCTTGAGCATAGATTTTGAGGGTATAAATACCATTACCCAAGGTTTTTCTCGGGAGTTATTTTTACCGTTGGTATTGGAGTTTGGGGCTGATTTTCTGAAAAGCCAATTACATTTGATCAATCTAAGTCCAGATGTTCGGGAGCGTATAAACGACTCTTTTATTAATCTGGATGACTATTTTGATCAGCTTTCCAAGCAGAGTAATAAATTTTGCGATGAAGAAATTTACCAACTAAATCTGTTTTGGCTGGTAAAAGCCCGAGAAATGGCTAGGGATAATGCGATCAATGCTCAATTGATGATGGGCATTGCAGAAGAAGAAATACGATTAGCGCTTAGTAAATTGACCATTGAGGATATTCACCGTATTGCAAGATGCGGTTGGTTATGCTTTTCGCCACGTTTTTCAAGCGATTTCCTCTTGGATATTGCCAATCGACAATTTAATGTCGGTGAAATTCTTTTAGCCTTCAGCGGTTCTTTGTGTTGA
- a CDS encoding FlhC family transcriptional regulator → MCILLFKLKSGFSYELVLAEKLFSLGARTPLVVSLCNFSKKTAIRLYKATQQRSPKQGLLPYDQTWIIRSSVNNLHASIFLGIFQDLTNLQTDDDHDARLFITAYELYCQVVANNPRPSKLEKSVAQFILLDINRAWELNHQFNSNLLNLVICKKCQARFLRLNTLKDPFEQCPICEVWADRIGRRRWSSAKAKQIA, encoded by the coding sequence ATGTGCATACTCTTGTTTAAGCTTAAATCCGGTTTTAGTTACGAATTAGTCTTGGCTGAAAAACTGTTTTCGTTGGGAGCTCGGACGCCCTTGGTAGTTAGTCTCTGTAATTTTAGCAAAAAAACTGCTATCCGACTTTATAAAGCGACTCAACAAAGATCTCCCAAGCAGGGCTTGTTGCCCTATGATCAGACTTGGATTATTCGATCCTCGGTTAACAATCTCCATGCCTCCATATTTCTCGGCATCTTTCAGGATTTGACCAATTTGCAAACCGATGACGATCACGATGCACGGCTGTTCATCACTGCGTATGAATTGTATTGCCAAGTGGTTGCCAACAACCCACGACCCAGCAAGCTGGAAAAAAGTGTCGCCCAATTTATCTTGTTAGATATTAATCGTGCCTGGGAGTTGAATCATCAATTCAATTCAAACTTACTCAATTTGGTGATTTGCAAAAAATGCCAAGCACGGTTTCTTCGACTGAACACTCTGAAAGATCCATTTGAGCAATGTCCGATTTGCGAGGTATGGGCAGATCGAATTGGGCGTCGTCGTTGGTCTTCAGCTAAAGCCAAGCAAATCGCTTAG
- a CDS encoding flagellar transcriptional regulator FlhD, whose translation MSTLEQDLAQLNFEYLMLARECARSNPLEAAWRFGVDRKQIEEIAEFSLEKIREISAVTRTVIRLVPMKTPNDISLASHGALLLQSNADKENM comes from the coding sequence ATGTCAACACTGGAACAAGACCTTGCTCAACTGAATTTTGAGTATCTGATGCTGGCCCGCGAATGCGCTCGAAGCAACCCATTGGAGGCTGCTTGGCGATTCGGGGTGGACAGAAAACAGATAGAAGAAATTGCTGAATTTTCCCTGGAAAAAATTAGAGAGATTTCTGCCGTTACCAGAACCGTCATCAGACTGGTTCCAATGAAAACGCCCAATGATATTTCATTAGCTTCTCATGGGGCCTTGCTCCTCCAGTCTAATGCTGACAAGGAGAATATGTAA
- a CDS encoding integration host factor subunit beta translates to MKKSEMIEVLVNKRPNLQVKQVQRAVNSIVEQLTHTLANGERIEIRGFGSFAVKQRDAHTGRNPKTGQAVLINEKQVVHFKPGQELRLLVNTVRKQCKNPE, encoded by the coding sequence GTGAAAAAATCCGAAATGATAGAAGTGTTGGTCAACAAACGGCCAAATTTACAGGTAAAACAAGTTCAAAGGGCAGTCAATAGCATCGTCGAACAACTAACCCATACCCTTGCTAACGGCGAGCGCATCGAAATCAGGGGTTTTGGTAGTTTCGCCGTGAAACAGCGTGATGCACATACCGGTAGAAATCCTAAAACCGGCCAAGCAGTACTTATCAATGAAAAGCAGGTAGTTCATTTTAAGCCGGGGCAGGAATTACGGCTTTTGGTGAATACAGTGCGTAAGCAATGTAAAAACCCAGAATGA
- a CDS encoding biopolymer transporter ExbD produces the protein MSIQLPNDDESSEMSEINVTPLVDVMLVLLVVFIVTTPLLTQVVRVKLPKTEQTEPAPDKHIAILSINAQGEPQLDDKPVPLASLETELKALQERDPDISIQLHADKAAVFESVAKVMASAQRSGVGKLSFVTLQQ, from the coding sequence ATGTCCATACAACTGCCCAATGATGATGAAAGCAGCGAAATGAGCGAAATCAACGTCACGCCGTTAGTAGACGTGATGCTGGTATTGCTGGTGGTGTTTATCGTCACTACACCGCTATTAACCCAGGTCGTGCGCGTCAAGCTGCCGAAAACCGAACAAACCGAACCTGCTCCGGACAAACACATTGCCATCCTCAGTATCAACGCCCAAGGCGAACCGCAACTTGATGACAAGCCTGTGCCATTAGCCTCCCTGGAAACCGAACTCAAGGCACTACAGGAACGCGATCCTGATATCAGCATTCAACTGCACGCGGATAAAGCAGCTGTATTTGAATCTGTCGCCAAGGTGATGGCGAGTGCTCAGCGCTCGGGGGTCGGCAAGTTGTCGTTTGTGACTTTGCAGCAATAG
- a CDS encoding MotA/TolQ/ExbB proton channel family protein gives MNFSETTIVDSTLCMLGCFSLLTWSVIILKAGEMALNRYRNRKVINQFTDISRMATLTQAEIETDKSHTTQAGRVLSVGSQTYARAKNLTKTNTLEHHAAWHELIERALRQQLQKEKALMESGLGWLASIGSTAPFIGLFGTVWGIMHALKDISAQGNASLDVVAGPIGEALIATALGIAVAIPAVIAYNFFLRQNRTSIANLEHFATDYLRSCIENDLTETTENNHVHTTAQ, from the coding sequence TTGAATTTTTCCGAAACCACCATTGTTGATAGCACGCTGTGCATGCTCGGCTGTTTTTCGTTGCTGACCTGGAGCGTGATTATCTTGAAAGCCGGGGAAATGGCGCTGAATAGGTATCGCAATCGAAAAGTCATTAACCAGTTTACCGATATCAGCCGGATGGCCACGCTGACCCAGGCGGAAATTGAGACTGACAAAAGCCACACCACTCAGGCTGGCCGAGTATTATCCGTCGGCAGCCAGACGTATGCCCGAGCCAAGAATCTGACTAAGACCAACACGTTGGAACATCATGCCGCCTGGCACGAACTGATCGAACGGGCTTTGCGTCAGCAATTACAGAAAGAGAAAGCGCTGATGGAATCCGGATTGGGCTGGCTGGCCAGCATTGGCAGCACAGCGCCCTTTATCGGCTTGTTCGGCACAGTCTGGGGCATTATGCATGCTCTGAAGGATATCAGCGCCCAAGGCAATGCCAGTCTGGATGTAGTGGCCGGCCCTATCGGCGAAGCTTTGATAGCCACAGCACTAGGTATCGCCGTGGCGATTCCGGCGGTGATTGCCTACAACTTTTTTCTACGCCAAAACCGCACATCAATTGCAAATCTTGAACATTTTGCCACCGACTATTTGCGCAGCTGCATTGAAAACGACTTAACTGAAACCACGGAGAATAACCATGTCCATACAACTGCCCAATGA
- a CDS encoding energy transducer TonB: MYQSIIRFPSLSLFLPSALSTPNDGGLPLIATPDSDKYRRPLGILSATLAAALLHGCLLFWYVNRPAPLPFSAAAPLPMIDMMLSAPPSPAVNQPITPPTPVPPKEVKKTDPKPLKKPKPKPKPLPSETKVKQVEVQKDEPDTAPPTSSAPPTENHERAASPRNDTYTPANSDANYLNNPKPVYPMVARQRHWEGLVILRVYITADGHAAQVNVQRSSGHEELDESALEAVKNWRFVPAKRGEFAEASWASVPIDFSLQ; this comes from the coding sequence ATGTATCAATCGATTATCCGATTCCCGAGCCTGTCGCTGTTTTTGCCTTCGGCTTTGAGTACGCCCAACGATGGAGGCTTGCCCTTGATCGCAACGCCTGATTCAGATAAGTATCGCCGTCCACTCGGGATATTATCTGCCACTTTGGCAGCTGCCTTGCTGCATGGTTGTCTGTTGTTCTGGTATGTCAATCGCCCAGCACCACTTCCGTTTTCCGCAGCAGCGCCTTTACCGATGATAGACATGATGTTGTCCGCGCCGCCTTCACCGGCTGTCAACCAACCCATCACGCCGCCCACGCCAGTGCCACCCAAAGAGGTGAAAAAAACTGACCCCAAACCATTAAAGAAACCCAAGCCGAAACCAAAGCCGTTGCCTTCCGAAACGAAAGTGAAACAGGTTGAAGTTCAAAAGGACGAGCCGGACACTGCACCGCCTACTTCTTCGGCACCGCCGACTGAAAATCATGAGCGTGCCGCTTCACCGCGCAACGATACGTATACCCCAGCCAATTCGGACGCCAATTATCTGAACAACCCCAAGCCGGTCTATCCCATGGTGGCGCGGCAGCGGCATTGGGAAGGTTTGGTCATATTGCGGGTATACATCACCGCAGACGGTCATGCCGCACAAGTGAATGTGCAACGTTCCAGCGGCCATGAAGAATTGGATGAATCAGCACTGGAAGCCGTCAAAAACTGGCGGTTTGTGCCGGCCAAACGCGGCGAGTTTGCCGAAGCCAGTTGGGCCAGTGTGCCGATTGATTTTAGCCTGCAATGA
- a CDS encoding TolC family outer membrane protein, with translation MKRIREVGLVISLILQSTLVYAQDLLSVYREALNDNPQLEKAREGLEAVLESQSQAHAALFLPEAVFTANINRDYQNIRLGGAAAIGASGNDAFMSGGYNLSITQPLLHYDRWVALEQADSKIAQAEADTSAAEIALMLKVAERYFDVLAAEENLQFAKAQQQSLERKLTETRQRQAVGYLAYTDVQEAQSGSDRAAADAVAAEHQLRDAREALQEVSGIHHDSLAVLSTEIPLIAPDPTDEQRWIEQALSQNPVVLSNEKAVQVAKNEIQRLSAGHLPTLDAQGNHNFATSGGRFGTADIEDNIVGLNLNFPLYQGGRVNSKTREAEHRYRQAIASLNEQKRTVHRATSKAYLGVVAGISRVKALRQALKSAETGLAATQAGFNAGRRTTLDIIVAERELLGAQRDYARARYDYLLDSLRLKQAVGSLSPQDLQQVNSWLKSDSNSNLQSNPNPVSQNE, from the coding sequence ATGAAGCGCATCAGAGAAGTTGGCTTGGTGATAAGTCTGATACTACAAAGTACTCTTGTTTACGCTCAGGACTTACTTTCTGTTTACCGGGAAGCGCTCAACGACAACCCGCAACTGGAAAAAGCCAGAGAAGGTTTGGAAGCGGTACTGGAAAGTCAGAGCCAAGCCCATGCCGCACTGTTTCTGCCGGAAGCGGTATTTACTGCCAACATCAACCGCGACTATCAAAACATCCGCTTAGGCGGGGCTGCCGCCATCGGCGCCAGTGGTAATGACGCCTTCATGTCCGGCGGTTATAACCTGTCAATCACTCAGCCATTATTACACTATGACAGGTGGGTAGCGCTGGAGCAGGCCGATAGCAAGATTGCTCAAGCCGAGGCCGATACTAGCGCTGCCGAAATCGCCCTGATGTTGAAGGTAGCCGAACGCTATTTTGATGTACTGGCTGCCGAGGAAAATCTACAGTTCGCCAAGGCCCAACAACAATCCCTGGAGCGCAAGCTTACCGAAACCCGCCAGCGGCAGGCGGTAGGGTATTTGGCCTATACCGATGTCCAGGAAGCCCAGTCGGGTTCCGACCGCGCCGCAGCCGATGCTGTGGCCGCCGAACACCAGTTACGCGATGCACGCGAAGCCTTGCAGGAAGTCTCAGGCATCCATCATGATAGTCTGGCCGTACTCAGCACAGAAATTCCCTTGATAGCGCCCGATCCAACCGATGAGCAACGTTGGATAGAGCAGGCCTTGTCCCAGAATCCGGTTGTGCTGTCCAATGAAAAAGCCGTTCAAGTCGCCAAGAACGAAATCCAACGACTGTCCGCCGGGCATTTGCCGACCTTGGATGCGCAAGGCAATCACAACTTCGCCACTTCCGGCGGCCGCTTCGGTACCGCCGACATCGAAGACAACATTGTCGGCCTGAATCTGAACTTCCCACTTTATCAAGGCGGCCGGGTCAACTCGAAAACTCGTGAAGCCGAACATCGTTACCGTCAGGCTATTGCCTCTCTTAACGAGCAAAAGCGTACGGTTCATCGAGCGACCAGCAAAGCCTATCTTGGGGTAGTGGCCGGCATCAGCCGGGTTAAGGCTTTACGACAGGCATTGAAGTCAGCCGAAACAGGGTTGGCCGCCACCCAGGCCGGCTTTAACGCTGGACGGCGAACGACACTGGATATCATCGTCGCCGAACGCGAACTACTGGGAGCTCAGCGCGATTATGCCCGAGCTCGCTACGACTATCTGCTTGACAGCCTCCGCCTGAAACAGGCAGTGGGCTCACTGTCACCGCAAGATCTGCAACAGGTGAACAGTTGGCTGAAATCAGACAGCAACTCCAACCTGCAATCGAATCCAAATCCGGTATCGCAGAATGAATAA
- a CDS encoding efflux RND transporter permease subunit — MWLNALYRNHVLANLSYFMVLILGALAYTQLPKEKAPDTLATAADISLSMPGASAEDVERLLVTPVERMLRSKIKNIKHVNSNAQSGMASVTVLFEELDKPLYERRIQELRRELQNLAQSELPKTASMPEIFEGNLGSDWFKILVYGPGEDENFRQQARQVKLDLQRLPGVAMVQTKGLEDPELHVVFHPERLAGLGISPTALADTVSSYFKDIAAGVVKVDEREWLLRVTGTEDAAARLAQLPVIAAKGEVKLGDLADISRTSKAVKLGARFRGQPAVAVMPFKQPGANTLALIDQLKAYIDARNRVSANTGVQLFLLIDDSDNIRNAISTMEEHAWSGMLLVFAVTWLLLGTRLSLLTTLAVPFSLAGVFIALQVTKQSLNLSVLLGVIIVLGMLVDDAVVVIEAVGQQLRRGLAPLTATVSALREVWLPVTTSSMTTIATFLPLMLMTGFLGHLMGVVPQVVCLALIISIVQALWILPSHAAATVKAETSANSASWRETMRQGLQRRYTQALIQVLRHPKRALWVLLAFFVLSCSAVVFSWVKFNLLPAVPDYGFVVTLEMNNGTPSAKTLETLEEIERRVTAILKPGELRASAAESGAIAKEGQYLYGHQYGDLWFSLNRDSRDSATLIPLIKPLLNNLEGAVEAWVEGEGSALGGGIGKAINLNIQGSPGAELDSAIAELKAIVAATSGVSQVRLDIIPGLSELKLRLDSAAVQRAGLAPETVARTLQLLADGESVASFVEQGEPVGVRVRAYQNQVHDIAELLRYTVARADGSSVPLSQLVTAEPRIGPASINHIDFQQVQTLQAALDKTQMDTLAANQQIEKRWQQVKDRYPDVSVQFGGEMETVQEGLKQLWQLFVLGIGLIFIIVGAQFRSYGLPFLVLLKIPMAFAGVILGLLISGEPVSLYTMYGGVALAGIAVNSAILMFAAAHDRLGRGMGVVHASVWAAKRRLLPIFITSLTTLVGLLPLAFSDDTSATMWKPVATAIVWGVGFSTLFTLFMMPLLYRLAMGWVMREKAV, encoded by the coding sequence ATGTGGCTGAACGCGCTGTACCGAAATCATGTCCTGGCCAACCTGAGTTATTTCATGGTGCTGATCTTGGGGGCGCTCGCCTATACGCAACTACCCAAGGAAAAAGCCCCGGACACTTTAGCCACAGCCGCTGATATTTCGTTATCCATGCCCGGCGCCAGCGCCGAGGATGTCGAACGTCTGCTGGTGACACCAGTCGAGCGCATGCTGCGCAGCAAGATCAAAAACATCAAACATGTCAACAGTAATGCCCAAAGCGGCATGGCTTCAGTAACCGTTTTGTTTGAAGAGCTGGATAAGCCCTTGTACGAAAGGCGCATTCAGGAATTGCGGCGCGAACTGCAAAACCTGGCACAATCGGAACTACCCAAAACCGCCTCCATGCCGGAGATATTCGAAGGCAATCTAGGCTCGGACTGGTTCAAGATTCTGGTCTACGGTCCCGGTGAAGACGAAAATTTCCGTCAACAGGCCCGCCAAGTCAAACTCGATTTACAGCGTCTGCCTGGCGTGGCAATGGTGCAAACCAAAGGGCTGGAAGATCCGGAATTGCATGTCGTGTTTCATCCCGAACGGCTGGCCGGACTGGGCATTAGTCCCACGGCGCTGGCCGATACCGTTAGCAGTTATTTTAAGGATATCGCCGCCGGTGTTGTTAAAGTCGATGAACGAGAATGGCTGCTCAGGGTCACCGGCACCGAGGATGCAGCCGCACGCCTGGCGCAATTGCCGGTGATCGCCGCCAAAGGCGAAGTAAAACTCGGCGATCTGGCCGACATTAGCCGCACCAGCAAGGCGGTCAAGCTGGGGGCGCGGTTTCGCGGCCAGCCGGCGGTAGCGGTGATGCCGTTCAAGCAACCCGGCGCCAATACCCTGGCCCTGATTGATCAGTTGAAAGCTTATATCGATGCCCGCAACCGGGTTAGCGCTAATACCGGTGTGCAGTTATTCCTGCTGATCGATGACTCGGATAACATTCGTAATGCGATTTCGACCATGGAAGAACACGCCTGGTCGGGGATGTTGCTGGTATTTGCTGTCACCTGGCTATTGTTGGGCACCCGGCTGTCCCTGCTCACCACGCTGGCGGTGCCGTTTTCATTGGCTGGGGTATTTATTGCCCTGCAAGTGACCAAGCAATCGCTGAATCTCAGTGTCTTACTGGGCGTGATCATTGTGTTGGGCATGCTGGTCGACGATGCGGTAGTGGTGATCGAAGCCGTAGGCCAACAATTGCGCAGAGGTTTGGCGCCCTTGACCGCCACGGTGTCGGCCTTGCGTGAAGTCTGGCTGCCGGTCACCACATCGTCGATGACCACCATCGCCACCTTTTTACCTTTGATGCTGATGACCGGTTTTCTGGGCCACTTGATGGGTGTAGTGCCGCAGGTCGTGTGTCTGGCTCTGATTATCAGCATCGTCCAGGCCTTATGGATTTTACCCTCGCACGCTGCGGCCACTGTCAAAGCTGAGACCAGTGCTAATAGTGCTAGTTGGCGTGAAACCATGCGGCAGGGTTTACAGCGCCGGTATACGCAAGCTTTGATTCAGGTGCTGCGCCACCCCAAACGCGCTTTGTGGGTTTTGCTGGCGTTCTTCGTCTTGTCTTGTTCTGCTGTAGTCTTTTCCTGGGTGAAATTCAATTTGCTCCCGGCTGTGCCGGATTACGGGTTTGTCGTCACTTTGGAAATGAACAACGGTACGCCTTCCGCCAAAACCTTGGAAACCCTGGAGGAAATCGAACGGCGGGTAACCGCTATTTTAAAGCCCGGCGAATTGCGGGCGAGTGCGGCAGAAAGCGGTGCTATCGCTAAAGAAGGTCAATATCTATATGGTCATCAATATGGGGATTTATGGTTCAGCTTGAACCGTGACAGCCGGGATTCGGCGACCTTAATACCGCTGATTAAACCCTTGCTGAACAATCTGGAGGGTGCTGTCGAAGCTTGGGTGGAGGGTGAAGGCTCTGCGCTAGGCGGTGGGATTGGGAAAGCCATCAATCTGAATATTCAAGGTAGCCCAGGCGCTGAACTTGATTCCGCCATTGCCGAATTAAAAGCTATTGTTGCTGCCACATCGGGGGTCAGTCAAGTCCGATTGGATATCATACCCGGTCTTTCCGAACTGAAATTGCGTCTGGACAGCGCAGCGGTGCAACGTGCAGGTCTTGCCCCGGAAACCGTAGCCCGTACCTTGCAACTGTTGGCCGATGGTGAAAGCGTCGCTAGCTTCGTCGAACAGGGCGAACCGGTCGGAGTGCGGGTGCGAGCCTATCAAAACCAGGTACATGATATTGCCGAGTTACTCCGTTATACCGTCGCCAGAGCCGATGGCAGCAGCGTACCGCTCAGCCAGTTGGTGACCGCCGAACCGCGCATCGGCCCGGCCAGCATCAATCATATCGACTTTCAACAGGTACAGACCCTGCAAGCCGCACTCGACAAAACCCAGATGGACACCCTGGCCGCCAACCAGCAAATTGAAAAACGCTGGCAACAGGTCAAAGACCGATATCCCGATGTCAGCGTGCAGTTTGGCGGTGAAATGGAAACCGTGCAGGAAGGTTTGAAACAACTTTGGCAGTTGTTCGTGTTAGGTATCGGCTTGATTTTTATCATTGTTGGTGCCCAATTTAGAAGCTACGGCCTGCCGTTTCTGGTGTTGTTGAAAATCCCGATGGCATTTGCCGGCGTCATATTGGGTTTGTTGATATCCGGCGAGCCGGTCAGTCTGTACACGATGTATGGAGGTGTGGCGCTGGCCGGCATCGCAGTGAATTCAGCGATTTTGATGTTCGCCGCCGCCCATGATCGTCTGGGACGTGGTATGGGCGTAGTGCATGCCAGCGTTTGGGCGGCAAAACGGCGTTTATTGCCGATCTTCATCACCTCCCTCACTACTTTGGTCGGTTTGTTGCCCTTGGCGTTCAGCGACGATACCTCCGCAACTATGTGGAAACCAGTGGCGACCGCCATCGTCTGGGGTGTGGGGTTTTCAACGTTGTTTACCTTGTTCATGATGCCGCTGCTGTATCGGTTGGCGATGGGCTGGGTTATGAGAGAGAAAGCAGTATGA